A genomic window from Sebastes fasciatus isolate fSebFas1 chromosome 7, fSebFas1.pri, whole genome shotgun sequence includes:
- the ccdc92ba gene encoding coiled-coil domain-containing 92B, producing MGDEGSLSRQIGSVERSVVFLRQEHLTLLHGLHLEILSLQKRCSELTSDLKVKPPGRSQIELQEEEELLENRCWDVESRLTDQECTLGELRMELSHKGALVGALRANLKEKERHFLEELKRRSHCSTILNTELQKQTEAAAYLSFQLHAARQKLHHQRMQQRHGLLARANNQGAQYGAEQNSVAPQMPSGASPSSPVVKPKRKSVRASFRVERARECVPIEKVTGPAEPTAMPDPALFLHPRRHRARSRHAVAHRQPLLGLEKEDEEEGGGEGPQGEAARLVSAAAAPPAAEAKAD from the exons ATGGGTGATGAGGGCAGCCTGTCTCGGCAGATTGGGAGTGTGGAGAGGAGCGTGGTGTTCCTCAGGCAGGAGCACCTCACTTTACTCCACGGCCTCCACCTGGAGATCCTCTCCCTGCAGAAACGATGCTCAG AGCTGACAAGTGATTTAAAGGTGAAGCCTCCAGGCAGAAGCCAAATAG AGttacaggaggaagaggagctccTGGAGAACCGCTGTTGGGACGTGGAGAGCCGTCTGACCGACCAGGAGTGCACCTTAGGAGAGCTTCGTATGGAGCTGAGTCACAAAGGCGCTTTGGTGGGAGCCCTCAGGGCCAATCTCAAGGAGAAGGAGCGCCATTTCCTGGAGGAGCTCAAACGACGCAGCCACTGTTCCACCATCCTTAACACGGAGCTGCAGAAACAAACGGAGGCGGCGGCGTACCTCTCCTTCCAGCTGCACGCCGCCAGACAGAAACTGCACCACCAGCGGATGCAGCAGCGGCACGGACTCCTCGCCCGAGCCAACAATCAGGGGGCCCAGTATGGTGCCGAGCAGAACTCTGTCGCTCCACAGATGCCGTCAGGAgcctccccttcctctcctgTGGTTAAACCCAAGCGTAAGAGCGTCAGGGCGTCTTTCAGAGTGGAGCGTGCCCGGGAGTGCGTGCCCATAGAGAAAGTGACGGGCCCCGCAGAGCCCACGGCGATGCCGGACCCTGCGCTCTTCCTCCACCCTCGACGGCACAGGGCTCGCTCCAGGCACGCTGTGGCACACAGACAGCCTCTGCTGGGCCTGGagaaggaggatgaggaggaaggaggtggagaggggcCCCAGGGTGAAGCTGCCAGACTGGTGTCTGCAGCTGCAGCGCCTCCTGCTGCTGAGGCGAAGGCAGATTAG